The Pseudomonas fulva 12-X sequence CACCGGTGGCCAGCGCTTCGGCGGAAAAGCCCCAGGCGAACAGCCCGAACAATTCTTCCAGCGCCGCGGGCGTCAGGTAAGCGCGATAAGCCCCCGGCTTCAACTCATGGGCGGGTTTGCCCAGGTGCTCCAGTTGCTCGCGGGCGAACGCCAATTTGCGGGCGAAGGCCTGTACATCCCATTGCTCGCCGGCGTAGCTGCTTTTCACCGCCTGGCCGTTGTCGTGGAACAGGCTGAATTCGAAGTTGAAGCTGCTCGCCGCGTGCCAGCCGAAGGCGCCCCAGGAACTGGCGAAGCCCTGGTACTGCGGCCCGGCGGCGTAGAAGCCGACCAGATCCAGCCCGGCGGCTGCCTCGTGGATCTGCGCGATGGCAACCTCGCTGTGCAGGGCCGCCTCGCCCGCCACCGTCTCGCTGCGCCAAGCCTCGCGGTTCAAGCGCAGATACGGATCGTCGGCGAGCGTCGGCAATACCGCGCGCAGGCGCTGCAGCGCCTGGTCGAGGCGCGGGCGGTCGTCGTCGATCACCCCGCTCAGGGCCAGTTCGAAGTCGCCATGCCGCTCGCCCTGGTACAGCGCCAGGGTGGCGTACACCTGCTGCACCTGGCCGGCCTGGCGCACGCGGGCGTGGTTGAAGCGGATAAAGTCCGAAGGCTCGGCCTGATACTCCAGGGTAAAGCTCTCGCCGGCCTGCAGCCCGGCGTTCAGGTGCGCGAGCAGCGCCTCGAAATGCTGACGTGCGTTCATCAGGCCGCCCCTCCAAATACGTCGACATCGGCGAACACACACGCCGGTGTGGCGTGCCCGACGCGGATCACCTGGTTCGGCTCGCCCTTGCCACAATACGGCGTGCCCAGCACCTCGAAGGTACTGGCATCTCCGACCGCCTTGAGGTTGCGCCAGAACTGCGCGGAGATGCCGCGGTAATTGGGGTTCTTCACCACGCCCTTGAGCTCGCCGTTCTCGATCAGCCGGCCCCACTCGCAGCCGAACTGGAATTTGTTGCGCGCGTCATCGATCGACCAGGAGCGGTTGTTGCTCATCAGAATGCCCCGTTCGATGCCGCCGATCAGCTGCTCCAGGCGCTGCGTACCGGGCTCGACGTTGAGGTTGGCCATGCGGTCCAAGGTCGGGCGGTTCCAGCTGCAGGCACGGCTGTTGGCCACGCCTTCGAGCCCGCTGCGCCACTGCGACAGCGTGCCACCGAGCGGCCGCTGGAGGATGCCCTCGCGGATCAGGTATTCGCGCTGCGCCGGGGTGCCGTCGTCATCATGGCGATAGCTGGCCAGCTCGCCCGATACCGTTGGGTCGAAGGTCACGTTGAGCAGCGACGAACCGTACTGGTAGCTACCGAAATCCTCCTGTCGGATAAAGCTGGTGCCAGCGAAATTGCGCTCGTCACCCAGGATGCGATCGAGCTCCAGCGGATGACCGATGGACTCGTGGATCTGCAGGATCATCTGGTCCGGCATCAGCAGCAGGTCGCGGTGACCGCTCGGCGTATTGGGCGCCAGCAACAATTGCAGCGCCTCGTCGGCGACACGGCTGGCCGTGCCGACCACGCCCAGCTCGTCGATCACCTCGGCACCGCCCTGACGCGCCAGGTGAGTGCCGCCAAAGCTGCGGCTCTGGCTGTCGGTGCCATCGCTGGCGGTAACGCCCAGTTGCGGAAACACATAATGCTGAGCGCGGCGCAAACGAGCGCCGACGCTGTTGAGGTAGATCTGCTCGGTGGCGGTAAAGGTCAGCCCGGCGTACCAGTCCACCAGCCGCTCATCCCGCGGTACCCGCGCCGACTCCGCCGCCAGCAGCTCGTACCAGTGCACCGGGCTGGCGAGAGCGCGCTGATAGCCGGGCATCACGTCATCGGCCTGCTCATGAGGCACCGGCAGCTCATGCAGATCAAGCAGATTGCGCCCCGCCAACTGCCGCGCCAGCCGCTCGGCCTTGTCGAGCGCGGCCTGCAACCCGGCCTGGCTGAGATCACTGGTCGCCGCATAGGCCTCCACCCCGGCCACCCGCACACTGAGCATGGCCCCCACATCGTCCGAAAACGACGGCGCCCGCGCCACATTGCGACGCACCCAATAGCGCTCGGTGGTTTCCCGCACATGGCGCAGCGACCAGAAATCGGCGGTGCAATGCAGGGCGGCGAAGCGGCGTTGCAGGGTTTCGCTGAAGGCGAACATGGAAGCTCCCTTGGTAGGCGGCATAGGGAGGCAGTATGGGAAGGATTGGCGGGATGGGGCAACCAGGGTGGCGGAGATCGCGCCGTAGACGGTTGGCTATTTGCTGGCGTAGTGTCGTAGCCGGATTTGTATTCAAGCGACTAACAGCTAGGCCGCGCCATGATCAGCGAAAGTATCTCTGTTGGTGAAGCGTCTTTTTTCAGTATCGCGAGGGTGGATGAAAAGAGCGTCATATACCCTACCTTCCAACGCGCTAGGTTATATCCATGAAAATCCCTAAAGAGCGTCTCGCTCAAATTGACGCATCAGCCCCAACCTTCGGCTACAACATTAAGCGAGTATCTCTTTCAGCTAAATCCAGACGAATGAGTCGCGATATAAAAAGGCAAATAGAGGAACATCACCAAGGAGCCTTTATTGTCTTTGAAGAGGCGGTGCGATTCATCGTAGCATTTGAGGACTTTCAATTCTCCCGTAAAAATATATCTCCGGAAGCCACACCTTTCAGGTTCATGCTAGCTCGCGTAAGGGCTGACTTGATTTCTATTCGTAGCTTATTACTCGCAGGCCAAGAATCTTCAGCTCTTGCTATAGCCCGTGTTTTTATGGAAGACATCGAGCTCACAATGGCTACAGCTGTGGACACAGAGTTTGCTATTGCGTTCATGGACACAGATGATCCCGACAAATTTTGGTCAACCCGTATTGCCTACGGCAAAATTTACCCCTGCGTTGAGCGCTTTCTTCATCTCGGCGGACAAAAGCAGAGCATCTCTGCTGCTTATATTAAACAACATCGGACGATGAAGAGCTTTCTCTCTAGGCATGTACATCCCAGCTTTTCTTCGGCGTTCAACTTGGTCGCACCTGCAGCGTTAGAAGCTCCGGGAATGTTCGCCTTTAGACCCGCGGCGTGGTTTGGTGAGAACAGTGGACGGCTTTGCTTGTATATCGCTGAAGAAACCCAGGCTTTTAGCGCAACCTGTATAAACGCCTTCATCAAACCCAACCCTCCGCCAGCTTTGGCTGGATACGAGCCAAGTAAATCCCTCGCAAAATTTATGCGCCCCGCGCATAACTTACAAACATTGCTGCAGAAATATTCCTCGAGAATGCACTCTACTTATGGGAGAAAATCCAAAGCCTGGGAAGAAGAGGCAGACCTTGAAAGCGAAACTTAATCCAACAAGCAGGGTGGACAACACGAAGCTTGTCCACCACGTTCAAAGCACCTGCTCAGCACACAAACCAGTACACCTTCTGCGCCCTGCTCCAGACCTTGCCCCACCAAGCCCCAGTCCTTACCTTGTTCCCTCGCCTCCCCGCCTTCAACCGCGAGTTCGACCCACCATGAAAAATCTAAAAATCAGCGCTATCACCACTTTGCTTATCGGCCTGTCGGGTTTTGCCCAGGCTCAGGAAACGCCGTCGCACCTGGACAAGGTGCTGGAGAAGGGGCAACTGGCGGTGTGCACCACCGGTGATTACAAGCCCTATACCTTCCTGCGCCAGGATGGCGACTACGAAGGCATCGATATCGAGATGGCCCAGTCGCTCGCGCAGAGCCTTGGGGTGAAGGTGCAGTGGGTGCCAACCACCTGGAAGACCCTGATGCCGGATATGGTGGCGGGCAAGTGCGATATCGGCATGGGCGGTATTTCGGTGACGCTGGAGCGCCAGAAGAAGGCCTTTTTCAGCAGCACCCTGGATGTCGACGGCAAGATCCCGCTGGTGCGCTGTGAAGACGTGTCGCGTTATCAGACCGTCGAGCAGATCAACAGGCCAGAGGTGCGCCTGATAGAGCCGGCCGGTGGTACAAACGAGGCCTTTGCGCGGGCTTACCTGCCCAAGGCGCAGCTGAACTTCCACGACAACAAGACCATCTTCCAGGAGCTGCTGGACAAGCGCGCCGACGTGATGATCACCGACTCATCCGAAGCCCTGTACCAGCAGAAACGCATGCCCGGTCTATGCGCCGTCAACCCGACCGCCTACATGCAATACGGCGAAAAGGCCTACCTGCTGCCGCGCGATGACATGACCTGGAAAAGCTATGTGGATCAGTGGCTGCACCTGAGCAAGGCCACCGGTACGTATCAGAAAACGCTTGGTCACTGGCTGGCGGTGCCGGGGCAGTAACCGCTCACAACATCGTTCCCGCGCTCTGCGTGGGAATGCCTCAGCAGGACGCTCCGCGTCCGAGCCGCTCGATAGCCAATGCAGATGCGGCGCGGAGCGCCACGGGATGCGTTCCCACGCGGAGCGTGGGAACGATCATCAGCGTCAGCTACGCTCCCCGATCCACCCTACCCGTCAGCAACGGCTTCTACGGCGTACTCAACCCCGCCGCATTCATGAACAGCCGCAACAGATATGACACCAACCCCAGGCTCAGCACGCTGACCGTCCAGATGCCGGCCAGCCAGGCGATGCGTTGCCAGAGGGGTTTCTTTTCGCTGGTGTTGTTCATCAGTGGTACCCCTGATCCGGCGTGACCTTGCCGCGGAACACGTAGTAGCTCCAGGCGGTGTAGACGAGGATGATCGGGATGATCAGCAGCGCGCCGACCAGCGCGAAGCCCTGGCTTTGCGGCGGTGCGGCGGCC is a genomic window containing:
- a CDS encoding TldD/PmbA family protein, which translates into the protein MFAFSETLQRRFAALHCTADFWSLRHVRETTERYWVRRNVARAPSFSDDVGAMLSVRVAGVEAYAATSDLSQAGLQAALDKAERLARQLAGRNLLDLHELPVPHEQADDVMPGYQRALASPVHWYELLAAESARVPRDERLVDWYAGLTFTATEQIYLNSVGARLRRAQHYVFPQLGVTASDGTDSQSRSFGGTHLARQGGAEVIDELGVVGTASRVADEALQLLLAPNTPSGHRDLLLMPDQMILQIHESIGHPLELDRILGDERNFAGTSFIRQEDFGSYQYGSSLLNVTFDPTVSGELASYRHDDDGTPAQREYLIREGILQRPLGGTLSQWRSGLEGVANSRACSWNRPTLDRMANLNVEPGTQRLEQLIGGIERGILMSNNRSWSIDDARNKFQFGCEWGRLIENGELKGVVKNPNYRGISAQFWRNLKAVGDASTFEVLGTPYCGKGEPNQVIRVGHATPACVFADVDVFGGAA
- a CDS encoding DUF2474 domain-containing protein; the encoded protein is MNNTSEKKPLWQRIAWLAGIWTVSVLSLGLVSYLLRLFMNAAGLSTP
- a CDS encoding TldD/PmbA family protein, producing the protein MNARQHFEALLAHLNAGLQAGESFTLEYQAEPSDFIRFNHARVRQAGQVQQVYATLALYQGERHGDFELALSGVIDDDRPRLDQALQRLRAVLPTLADDPYLRLNREAWRSETVAGEAALHSEVAIAQIHEAAAGLDLVGFYAAGPQYQGFASSWGAFGWHAASSFNFEFSLFHDNGQAVKSSYAGEQWDVQAFARKLAFAREQLEHLGKPAHELKPGAYRAYLTPAALEELFGLFAWGFSAEALATGGSPLQRLFAGNASLSDKVTLDERIEGGLAPAFTREGPRQPLRLVSQGKAGERLVSSRSAAEHGLIANGAGSGEYPFSLQLHGGELEEGEILQRLGTGLYIGNLWYANFSDLPAGRLTGMTRFATFWVEDGRIRAPVDTMRFDDSLFDFLGTNLEALTREPELLLPSGTYGARQTGSMALPGALLSRFTLTL
- a CDS encoding transporter substrate-binding domain-containing protein, with the protein product MKNLKISAITTLLIGLSGFAQAQETPSHLDKVLEKGQLAVCTTGDYKPYTFLRQDGDYEGIDIEMAQSLAQSLGVKVQWVPTTWKTLMPDMVAGKCDIGMGGISVTLERQKKAFFSSTLDVDGKIPLVRCEDVSRYQTVEQINRPEVRLIEPAGGTNEAFARAYLPKAQLNFHDNKTIFQELLDKRADVMITDSSEALYQQKRMPGLCAVNPTAYMQYGEKAYLLPRDDMTWKSYVDQWLHLSKATGTYQKTLGHWLAVPGQ